The region GAGAATTTGCCCAACCAGGCGATCTGGAACAGGCGATCGCCCTTGTGAAAGATAGCCAAGGCATTGCTCGCTCTCGTGAGTTGGCGAGTCAACAGGCACGAGCTGCGATTCAACATGTCAGCGAGTTGGCACCATCTGAGTCACGCCAAGCCTTGATTGACTTGGTAGATTATGTCGTTAGTCGGATCCGATAACTTAGCAGGCAATGATGTGATTTCAATGGCCTTGTGGCCAAGATGGTATGGTGGGCAATGTAGTGTTGCGTAGAGGTCGATCCCAATGGTTCACATGCCATTACTGGTTCAGCGTGGGATTCAGCATAGACTAGGGGCACTAGCTTTAGCTAGTACGATCGTTGTTGCGGCTGCATCTAGTTCCCACTCCTTACCAGGGTATCAGTCAAATTCAAGGATTGCTAGACCTGCATTACTTGATCTCACTAGAGATCCAGTTATGTTGCCAGTTGCGTCGTCTCACCGTGGACAATTCTGGCAGCCAGTTAGCTCGACGATCGTTACTCAACAGCCACCGACCATGCCTGCGCGTCCTCGCAAGCTCACTGCTGCTGAAGCCCGTCAATTGCAGCAACTGATTGCCCGTTCACCAGGCAGAAAGGTGATTATGGAGCATACCTTTCGGGTCAATGTGCCTACATTTGGTTCCTGTCTATTTGTGTCAGTGCTGGATTTGTCTCGCGGTGCTCCTAAGCTTGCACTGCACTTAGTGAGCAATAATCGAATTGTTTACACCTTTCCCCAACCGACTTGGGCGCAATCGTGGACTCTTCTTGAGGTCAAGGCGGTGGGGTTTATGGAACTCAACTTCGATGGCGGTGACAGCGATATTGTGTTGATTGCCGACTACACGGCTGGCCCAAGTGGCCCAGGCACCTCGCCTCCATTCCCAGTGGTGTTGGTGTATTTGACGGAAGAGCGTGGTTATGTATTAGATGACGAAATCAGCCGGATCTTGACTCGACGCCGTGTGGCAACGATCGCTAAAGCAGAAGATATTATGCGCCGAGAGTTCCAATATTTACCCTAGGATGACGATAATTACCCACAAGGGCACTAGCCTGCATCTGTTGCCAGAAAAAGCGATCTATCTAGAACAATTCCGTACCTTGCTAGTGGCTGATGTGCATCTGGGCAAATCTGAAGCCTTTCAAGCCAGAGGAATTCCCATTCCTAGTGATGTCAACGATCAGACTCTTGATCGCCTACGGGCACTGTGTATGACTCATCCAGTAGAGCAGTTGATAATTTTGGGGGATTTGTTTCACTCTCGTGCTGCCCTTAATACTGGAGTTATGGCAGCTTGGTCAGCATTTCTGCAAGCAATCGCCATCGACGTAATCTTGATTGTAGGCAACCACGATCGTCCCCTAGTCAAGGCACTGGCTTCCTTGCCTATCACCTATCATCTGGGTGACTGGCGACTAGACTCCTTACTCCTTAGCCACGATCCCCATCCTAGTCCTAGCTATCTCAACCTGTGTGGACACATCCATCCTTGCCTGCGGCTTAAGACTGGCACAGATAGCCTGCGTCTGCCTTGCTTCCACTTTGATCGCTGCCGGAATGTTCTAGCCCTCCCTGCCTTTGGTGAGTTTACAGGCGGCTACGAGATTTCCCTCGCTAGCAAGGATGTTGCCTATGTCGTTGCTGACTATCAGGTTGTGGAAATTACATCTCAGGTTCATCGCCATAGGTATAGGTTAGGGCAAGGCTAGCTATTCAAGCGGCTGTTGGTGTTACAAACCCAGACACCAGTAGCCATTAGGCAACTCACTGATAGTCTAATAGTTGCTCAATCCCGACTCTGCCAACGGTGTCCTGCCCAGCCTTACCGCCGCCACCGCAGT is a window of Cyanobacteriota bacterium DNA encoding:
- the pdeM gene encoding ligase-associated DNA damage response endonuclease PdeM, giving the protein MTIITHKGTSLHLLPEKAIYLEQFRTLLVADVHLGKSEAFQARGIPIPSDVNDQTLDRLRALCMTHPVEQLIILGDLFHSRAALNTGVMAAWSAFLQAIAIDVILIVGNHDRPLVKALASLPITYHLGDWRLDSLLLSHDPHPSPSYLNLCGHIHPCLRLKTGTDSLRLPCFHFDRCRNVLALPAFGEFTGGYEISLASKDVAYVVADYQVVEITSQVHRHRYRLGQG